Genomic segment of Synchiropus splendidus isolate RoL2022-P1 chromosome 4, RoL_Sspl_1.0, whole genome shotgun sequence:
GTCTACTCCTGTCCTTCTGTGTGGCCGCTGTAAACCACACTGTAATGGAGGAGTGGAGGATGGACTGGACGACAGCCGTATACAATTGGACCAGCGGCTGCTTAGCTAGGCTGTGTCTACTCAACACAGGAAGTACATCCTCTGCTGAGACTTCTTCAGGAGGCAAGTGATGTTCGCTTCCCACTTCAGGTCCCGGGAGATGGTTGTTCCCAGGAATTGGAAGAAGTTGACGTCTACCACATAGGTCTCCTCCCAGTCTCACCTGCTGTCTCCTGTCTGTCAGGAAGCTGGTGATCCACTGACAGAGGGTTTCCAGGCATGTTCATCTGGGAGAGTTTGATGGAGAGGATTTCAGGGACTATGTTGTTGAAGGCCGAAGTGAAATCCACAATCAAGATCCTGACATAGTTCCGTGAGCTGTCCAGATGCTGCAGGATATGGTGGAGTGTAATGTTGACTGCATCATCCACAGACCTGTTTGGTTTGATATGCTAACTGCAGAGGGTCCAGCAGGGGTCTAGTTAAGGTCTTCAGGTGGCTCAACACTAGTCTTTTGTCGTCATCAGGGAACTGTCGGGGAAGGGCGGTAGGAGATGGGCGCAGTCTGAGCTATGGCGGGGCATGTTGATGGGGTACTGTGGTTTGTGAGAGGTGGtctctctcaaacctacagtaGAAGCTGTTCATCTTAGCTGCTCTGATCTCTGCTCTGTCCATGAtaaagtccatgatcatctccaatGTCTCCTGGGTGTTCAGCTCCAAGTAGTTGTGgttgcaccaggacaccagctgctccGCCTCCCTCCTGTAAGATGACTCATCtgcatctgagatgagcctgatgatggtggtgtcatccgcaaacttagATCGGCTTCAcggaacacagccctgaggagacctgatgttgagggtcctAGTGAGACAGTCGTCCTCAGTTGCATGCACTGACTGCAGCTGGTCAGGACATCCGTAATCCACTTgtagagggagtcaggcacgttgatggcaagatgaaccatcaagtgatcagagagtcccagtgctgcTTGAGGGAGGGCACTATAAGCGTTGTGCAGCGATGTGTAACAATggtccagcacgctctgctctctggagggacattttaccacctgcctgtacctgggaggCTCTTTGCTCAGGTTCggcttgttgaagtcaccacgCACAATAACAGGGGAGTCCAAGACAGtacgctccacatgcaggacctggtcCATGAGCACACATTGAGTCTCGTGAACCTCTGCACTCGGTGGaacagccagaatgaatgaatgaattggatTTTCTTCCCTGTGCTGAGGGGTTAAATGTAAATCACAGTTGTGACAGTAATCCTGTCTGAGTGAGCATGCTAGTAGGATGCCGTCAGGCTACCTtgcattttcatcatttcaagATTCAGGTCTGTTCATCTAGACAGACAGCAAGATAACAAATTATTCTGACTGCCTAGCTATAtataagaatcagaatcagaatcagaatcaaatttattaccatggtcagtggggagcccactgactaggaaagtgccttggaataaagtgcaacaaaaaactatagaatagaataacattacaacaaggctgttcattaatttaacagtctgacggccgagggaaagaagctgttcctgtgacgggaggttctggtctggatggaccgtagcctcctgccagagggaagaggaacaaacagtccatgtccagggtgagaagggtcggctctgatccgacctgcacgtctctgggtcctggaggcatacaggtcatgaagaggtggcaggctgcaaccgatcaccttctcagcagaacgtacgatgcgctgcagtctgctcttgtccctggaggtggcactgttgtaccagacagtgatagaggaggtgaggatggactggatgatggccgtgtagaactccaccagcaacttcgttggcagtcgtagttttcgtagctgcctcagaaagaacattctctgctgggccttcctgatgagggacctgatggttggctcccatttgaggtcctcagtgatggtggttcccaggaagcagaaggagtccacaataggaatggataaaccagccaacatgagaggggacggaggagctgttactctcctgaagtccatgatcatctccactgtcttctgagcgttgagctccaggttgttgttgctgcaccaggacaccagccgctccacctccctcctgtaagccgactcatctccatctgagatgagcccgatgatggtggtgtcgtccgcaaacttgatcagcttcacggactcgtggctggaggtgcagcagttagtgtacagggagaagagccatggagagagaacacagccctgaggagacccaatgttgagggtccgagtgtcagagacagtcgtccccagccgcacacgctgacttcggctggtcaggaagtctgtaatccatctgcagagggagtcaggcacgtccagctggcgaagcttgtcttcaagcagagttggaagaattgtattaaaggcagagctgaagcccacaaacaggatcctggcataggttcctggggagtccagatgctccagaacgaaatgaagggcctggttcactgcatcgtccacagatctgttggctctgtaggcaaactgcaatgagtccaggtgagaagcagtgatggacttcaggtgagagagaaccaggcgctcaaaggacttcatgaccacagacgtcagtgccaccggtctgtagtcattcagtccagtgatcctggccttcttgggaacagggatgatagtggaggacttaaagcaggcaggaacatgacaggacaccaaggaagcattgaagatgtccgtgaacactggagccagctcagcagcacaatgattcaggatggcaggggaaactctgtccggacctgccgccttccgaaggttcagcctcctgaactgagtgtgcacgtcttgctccatgatgtcaagagaaagaggggggaggtgagggggtggctcatcaaaagtgactgtgatctttgctgtctcagtgacatcattggtcttagttgtgtcagtaagagacagcacagtcctttgttttaaagtgtaacatggggctggagagaccacagaggtgttggtgcaaaatgactgctcaaagcgacaatagaagttgttaagatcctgtgcaagagcgaggttgttcagactgtggggggcacgtggcttgtagttagtgatcaccttgagccctctccacaccgcagccgagtcattggctgagaactgctgcgtgagtttgtcagagtatgcggccttagctttcttcagctccctctgaaaccgatacttcagctctttgtagcagttcctgtccccactcttgcgagctgcctccttctcccgtctaatctggctgagtttagttgtgaaccaaggtttgtcatttgcataactcaccttggtgctcgttggaactatgcactcttcacagtagctgatccatgaagtcacagtgtctgtatattcatccagattattggtcgcagccctgaacacctcccagtctgtggtctccatgcaagactgcagctcctctttagcttcacttgtccaaatcttcatgctcctcacaacaggctttgccagcttcagcttctgcttgtatgtaggaacaagatgaaccatcaagtggtcagagagtcccagtgcagctcgagggaggacggtataggagttgcggagcgatgagtaacagtgatccagcacgctctgctctctggtgggacattttacaacctgcctgtacctgggaagctcctcactcagatttgccttgttgaagtcaccaagcacaatcacaggagagtccgggaaagttcgctccacatgcaggacctgatccgcgagcgcactctgagcctcacgtacatccacgctgggcgggatatatacggcagccagaatgaatgaagcgaactcacgtggggagtaaaacggcttacagttcacgatcagacattccagagtgtgaacattttatttcaaaatgggCCTGTGATCTGAGCTTCTTGTCTTCTTGATAAAACTTCCATCCAGAATGGTTGCAACAGGTATTCAAGTACAAAATTGAAATGCTGATTCGGGTTGGTACTAGTAAATGTTCATTTGATTTAATTGCTTTTTAACACCTTTCATTTACGATGCCAGCGGCAATGAATTACATACTGGAGGGAATGAGGTGTCACCTGACCGGAAAAACTGgatacacattttgttttttgtgtttggcgtgcAGAAAAGCATATTGTATTTCCTTATAATAAACTTTACCTACCACACCTCGAGTGGGACTTTGGAGATGTCATGATTGAACTTTGTATTCTCAGATGTTCATTCTATTAACACTCCTTTTCGCAAACATAACCTGATTAGGTTCCTCTCATGCTCATTAAGATTTAGGACTTGATGAGAACTGCATAGTTTAATCCCTGTTGAATCACAATGGTTGTCTTTGAGGATAACCACGATATTTCAGAGCGAGTCGTCTTTGAACAATGGACACCTTTCTCTTTGACTCTATTGTAGActaatattttccttttttataaATTCTAACTTTGATCTTTACTGATGCATCTTAGCTTTGTGCCAAGCTCTGGCTGCAGTTGCAACGTCCTTTTAGTTATGAACTCTGGCCTGATCTCACAGGCTGGTCCAACTTCTGTGAAAATTCTCATACATTTCCCAATGAGGGtcgtgtatgtgtttgtgtgggtgtggacttgtttatactgcctcatggggacaattcctgacaaaacactatcctggtggggaccttttgccggtgcCCAAACctccatttgaggatgaagacttcaaaataacgaggtcattataattgggtttcagtttggttcagagacctgcttaaggtgagccatgtgttttggatggtttggttaagggtgagaggctggggacagcATTATAGCAATGAGACAGGGATAGCAATAAAAATGTGTGGATGTACACTCCCTGTTGTAGCCAGTAGATCGTAGGGACATCCTTCCAGACCTGGTTCCGGGCAACATTTAATTCCTggacagatcagtggtgcaaTATGACAGTTGTGGCTGGAAGGTGTCATGACTGGATTAGATGACCCATATtagtcccgcagtggggaaattcaacatgtcacaacaactgaaaacaaataaatactcataaaatatcaacaaatataATCGATCCTCAGTGAATTTAGGTCTGGGTAATGGGAATACTAGTCCATTGCATCAATACCTTCATTCTGTAGGAACAGCTGACACACTCAAGTCACAGGTTTCAGGAAGCAGAACATGATTCGCGCAACTGGGTCACATGTGCTCAGTGTGAACCGGCTCTCCCTCATGAAGAGCACAGGGTGGTGAACCAGGTGTTGGGCTGCACATTGTTGAGCTGTGAGCACTCGTGGTAATTGTGAACAGCGGGTCCCCTAATGCCACCCCATTAGAGCTACTATATAAGCAGCAGCATTGGTGGCTTGCTAGAGGTTATTTTTCGAACCTCTGGTAGACACCTGATGACTGGAAACATGATTTGAACTCAACTGTGGACTCATTAAACAATTTCactttttacatgttttttattgaattagggTTGGAAAACTGAAGGTTACATTTCTGAATGTCAAGGAaacaataatgaatgaatgaatgaatgaatgaacgacCTCTGTTTTTGTGAGCTAATTCAGATAGCATTAAAGCATTTCTAGTTatcttgatgtgtttttttttagcttgcTTTGTTTTCAACACGAATTTGACATCTTATCTTACATAAGTTTGCAAATGATGTAACCCGCCACGCTGGAGTACTTCTGTGGCCAGTTTCATGGAATATAAATTCTCGCGTTTATAGTCAAGCTAGTCAGTCGGCTATTGCTCATTTATATCACACGGACTAAATGAATCTTAATTCACATATGTCACCCAAAAGCAAACAACTACATGATTATCAAATTTACGAAAACGtcaaaaaaagtcaaagtaaTAGGTTCAACCGGCTTCATATAGCACTTTTAATTTGCTGATCTCGCCGTAACTTCCGGTTGGCGTTGACAACGATGGCTTGACAGATGTGTCGACGTCTGAAATGTTCCTGGAAGGAGGCGGAGGCCGTCGTCTCTGTCACAAGCTGAAATTGAAACGCCCCACAGGTGCTCCCGCTGGAAAAAATGGATCGAACCATCTTCAAGTTGTTTTGAGTGGCGTTATCGTCGTTTGCAGAGGCTTGGATCCATCTTTCACATTGCGCCTGTGATCAACGTTCTGGAATTGATCTCTGAAAAGTGAGTAAGAGGCTTCATCTTAAGTGGTGTCATAGAAAAGTTGAtggtgtaaataaaaacaactttatcattgtttttatttctcgtATCAACGTTCTGTGAAATCAGTCATCGAAGATAGGTTCATGTTCTTGTTCAGACTTGCATCATACTGGTGTGAAGACAGCGACACTCCTGTAGTGCGGGTTAGAAAAGTTTTGTTCCTTGAGAGAATAAAGGCGAACGAGAAGATCCAGTTTCACGACCGATACCAGTGATGCTTGCAGTGTTCTGAAACAATGTACCTGAGACCTATGCTTAACAATATATTACAATTATACCTTAATAACGCTGCGTCATTGCACATTTTCGAACAATTCCAGCACACAGCACTATGTGAAGATTATAGGTAATACTCAGAGGTTATAGATATTGCCACCACTGTGTATGCACGGACAGTCATGTACATATAAACTGAGAACGCACATGGTGGAAGAGTCTCACAATGAGATACCGATGTCacatacagtttagatttcaaaaGAACAGCCAGCTTTCAATGATACATGGGTATGTCACCATCAAGTGTATGAAAAACAATATAGTTCTTAGCAAAGGTTTCAATCAAGTCAACAGGACTAATAGTCAATAGTAAAAATATAGAACTATTATTCATACAGAACATGGCTATGTAATGCACAAGACATTTTGTCTGCTGATCCTTTCTTCAAATGCTCACTTGCTTAATGTGGAACCAGGCATAGGGTATGTCCAACTGCAAATAAGAATTACCTTCCTGAAATGGAGGTAATACACAGAGTGGAGATCTCTAATGTTGCTGTGTCGACGTGTCCAAGCTCATGACtctgttggacttgttggaagCTGTGAATCAGTCCACAATAACTAGTGTGTTGGTGGAATGTTATTATAGCAAGTATGTTCATGCCCTGAGAGTAACCAATCAttaactgaactgaacttttctgtttttttgcagCCTGGCGATAATGGCAACGACTGTGATGGATAGAATTGGCAGAGTCTTTATCAGCTTGCAGCAGATCAAGCAGCTTCCCCAGCTCTTGACTCAGGCATTGCCCTCTGTGCCCGGCACTGTCAAAGACACTGATGTTCCCTGTTACTTCAGGGAGCGCTACATTCACACTGGCTACCGACCTCTGCATCAAAGCTGGCGTTACTACTTCCTGTCCTTGTTTCAGCGCCACAATGAAACCATCAACATCTGGACTCATCTGCTTGCATTCTTTGTGTTTCTCCTGAAACTTTACAAATTTGCTGAGTCCGTGGACTTTGTCGGAGACCCTCACTCATGGCCCCTGCTCATCCTCATCCTGTCAGCCATGAATTACACTGCTCTCAGTGCCACAGCCCACCTCCTTGGTGGCAAATCAGAACTGTGCCACTACACGTTTTTCTTTCTGGACTATGTTGGAGTGGCTCAGTATCAGTATGGCAGCGCTGTGGTCCACTTTTACTACAGCATTGATGAGCGCTACTACAGCAGCGTTAAAGGGATCTTCATGGTCGTTGCTACTTTCTTGAGTTGTTTGTCATGCTTTGGATGCTGCTATGGAAAATATTGTAATCTCACTTTACCTACCTGCGTGCGAAAGGTGGGTCAGATTGTGCCCTCTGCCTTGGCCTATATGTGGGACTGTACACCGCTGGTGGTGAGATTTTTATCGTGGTCTTCAGCCAGTAATGACTCCGCCATTATCTATCACTTTGGCCAGGTAGCCTTCTTCCTCAGCTGTGCCTTCTTCTTTGCCGCCCCGGTGCCCGAGAGCTGCTGCCCTGGACGCTGTGACTTCTTAGGTCAGAGTCATCAggtgtttcatgtttttctgtccTGTTGCACCTTTAGCCAGATCCATGCAGCTCATCTGGACTATGTGACTCGGAGGCAGGAGTACTTGAGTTTGCATCACAGtggagatgctgctgtgtgtgttagGTTGTACGTGATAACAGTCATTGTGTGTCTGCTCACTGTCGGTGGTGTGCTGCGCAAAGTAAGACAAGTCATAGAGAATAAAGCGAAGACGCACTGATGGCTATAGTTTATAATGGCAACCATGGCTATACACACATTTTAGTGTTTAGTTCACaacttgcattttttttatgcaCAGCACTGAGAGATCATGGACCTATGTTAGAAAAGTTGTAGGATCAGACCTCTTTAACTGCCTAGGGAGCAGTTTCTATGCTAACAGGTCAATAGCATGAGATTCACAAAGGATGCTTGGCTAAATGCGCCAGGACAGAGTGATCTCATGTGAATATTGTGTCAAAATTGACTTTTGACCTACAGCTATCTTTACCTCGCAGGTACCAAAATGGATCAGTCACTGGTAAATGCTCCAGCAGATCATAGCATTGTTGGCAGCAGAACCCACAATATATAGATGTTTTAGAACAAAGTCACTGCTCGAAGCCATGTATTCTTTGCTGCTTATATTCCCActgaattattttttcatttcctgcacCAGGTACTAACCTTAGCCCAGGCTTTGTCAAAGTGTATTTACAACATGTCTGTCAGTGACCTCAAAAAGCCGAGCTGAAGATCTACCTCACTTTTAAGGTCCAGGTGCTctcacaataacaataaaggAGATGTTGGACTTGTAATTTAACAATGCCTCTGTGTtggttgtgtttttatgttacAATTTTATAAATAC
This window contains:
- the paqr7a gene encoding progestin and adipoQ receptor family member VII, a translates to MATTVMDRIGRVFISLQQIKQLPQLLTQALPSVPGTVKDTDVPCYFRERYIHTGYRPLHQSWRYYFLSLFQRHNETINIWTHLLAFFVFLLKLYKFAESVDFVGDPHSWPLLILILSAMNYTALSATAHLLGGKSELCHYTFFFLDYVGVAQYQYGSAVVHFYYSIDERYYSSVKGIFMVVATFLSCLSCFGCCYGKYCNLTLPTCVRKVGQIVPSALAYMWDCTPLVVRFLSWSSASNDSAIIYHFGQVAFFLSCAFFFAAPVPESCCPGRCDFLGQSHQVFHVFLSCCTFSQIHAAHLDYVTRRQEYLSLHHSGDAAVCVRLYVITVIVCLLTVGGVLRKVRQVIENKAKTH